The Gemmatimonadota bacterium genome includes a window with the following:
- a CDS encoding M23 family metallopeptidase, with the protein MAPVLARPIESQRVLTVDRGETLGDILLGVVPASEWGEALTEFRDHADPRRIRAGSKVTVRTGADENDVRGLEVALNPDESLVLVRQRLDGERAEWSGELVSHPLGTDTVMANGVIENDLWRAVTGVPELGFLSLSDRARFIHELDQIFQWQIDFTVQIRRGDRFRFVAERSYRLDGSTRSVRILSAEIVNSGSPFTAVWFDPNDDGRGSYFDVEGESVRRAFLLRPLEYRRISSRFTLSRYHPVLKRWRAHRGVDYAADRGTPVMATGSGVVVSAGARGALGKAVVIRHPSGFQTRYGHLSGFARGVTAGSPVSQGQVVGYVGMTGLATGYHLHYEMLRSGRHVDPLSVDLPADDPVPDEVRSLWEARRDASMELLRLVDETGTEEPPGSQVPG; encoded by the coding sequence ATGGCACCGGTCCTTGCCCGTCCGATCGAGAGCCAGCGGGTACTGACGGTCGACCGAGGAGAGACCTTGGGCGACATTCTGTTGGGCGTGGTGCCGGCCTCGGAGTGGGGCGAAGCCCTCACGGAATTTCGCGATCACGCCGATCCGAGACGCATCCGGGCGGGATCGAAGGTCACGGTGCGCACCGGAGCGGACGAGAACGACGTGCGCGGTCTGGAGGTCGCCCTCAACCCTGACGAGAGCCTGGTTCTGGTGCGGCAACGGCTCGACGGGGAGCGCGCGGAGTGGAGCGGCGAGCTTGTCTCTCACCCGCTCGGCACCGACACGGTGATGGCGAACGGCGTCATCGAGAACGACCTGTGGCGAGCGGTCACGGGCGTGCCCGAGCTCGGATTTCTCAGTCTGTCCGACCGGGCCCGCTTCATCCACGAGCTCGACCAGATCTTCCAGTGGCAGATCGACTTCACCGTCCAGATCCGGCGCGGCGACCGATTCCGTTTCGTCGCCGAGCGCTCGTATCGCCTCGACGGCTCGACTCGTTCGGTGCGGATCCTCTCTGCGGAGATCGTCAACTCGGGGTCCCCTTTCACCGCCGTCTGGTTCGACCCGAACGACGACGGCAGGGGATCGTACTTCGACGTGGAGGGGGAGTCGGTGCGACGCGCCTTCCTGCTCAGACCACTCGAGTACAGACGCATCTCGTCGAGATTCACGCTCTCGCGCTACCACCCCGTCCTGAAGAGGTGGCGCGCTCACAGGGGAGTCGACTACGCCGCCGACCGGGGAACGCCGGTGATGGCGACCGGCAGCGGAGTCGTGGTCTCGGCAGGAGCGCGCGGCGCACTCGGGAAGGCGGTGGTCATCAGGCATCCCTCGGGGTTCCAGACCCGTTACGGGCACTTGTCGGGTTTCGCGCGCGGCGTGACCGCCGGCTCACCGGTCTCGCAGGGCCAGGTGGTCGGTTACGTGGGCATGACCGGTCTCGCCACCGGCTATCACCTTCACTACGAGATGCTAAGGAGCGGGCGCCACGTGGATCCGCTCTCGGTGGACCTTCCGGCCGACGACCCGGTTCCCGACGAGGTCCGTTCGCTCTGGGAGGCTCGGCGCGACGCCAGTATGGAGCTTCTGAGGCTTGTGGACGAGACCGGCACCGAGGAGCCGCCCGGGTCCCAGGTGCCGGGATGA
- the ftsY gene encoding signal recognition particle-docking protein FtsY: protein MVRQTEERAAVSAGKKQAGRSNGQTGFWRRAVRLPLLGRFSPERPTVEDLEELLIEADFGVRAADRLIARLDRGKGDRRAELRRATDSILASAGPVTLAASTSAPTVYLMVGVNGTGKTTSTAKVAHHLRSAGKSVLVAAADTFRAGAVKQLAVWAERSGAEFLRGKEGGDPAAVAFDAVSAAISRGIDVAIIDTAGRLHTNASLMSELGKIERVVARRLPGAPHETLIVLDATTGQNALSQLEGFASTLPVTGIVLTRLDSSAKGGIVVALAEEHRVPVKLVGTGEQLGDLARFDRESFLDGVFGA from the coding sequence GTGGTACGTCAGACGGAGGAGCGGGCTGCGGTGAGCGCCGGTAAGAAGCAGGCCGGAAGGAGCAACGGGCAGACCGGCTTCTGGCGGCGAGCCGTCCGGCTCCCGCTGCTCGGCAGATTTTCCCCCGAGCGTCCCACCGTGGAGGATTTGGAGGAACTCCTTATCGAAGCCGACTTCGGCGTCCGCGCCGCCGACCGTCTCATCGCCCGACTCGACCGTGGCAAGGGAGACCGGCGTGCCGAGCTTCGCCGTGCCACCGACTCCATCCTGGCCTCCGCCGGACCGGTAACCCTGGCAGCGAGCACATCGGCTCCGACCGTGTACCTGATGGTCGGCGTCAACGGAACCGGCAAGACGACCTCTACCGCGAAGGTCGCACATCACCTGCGGAGCGCGGGGAAGTCGGTTCTAGTCGCCGCCGCCGACACTTTCCGGGCCGGCGCGGTCAAGCAGTTGGCCGTCTGGGCTGAGCGGTCCGGTGCCGAGTTCCTGCGCGGCAAGGAGGGAGGCGATCCGGCTGCGGTGGCCTTCGACGCGGTATCGGCCGCCATCTCCCGCGGTATCGACGTCGCGATCATAGATACCGCCGGGCGACTGCACACGAACGCGTCGCTCATGAGCGAGCTCGGCAAGATCGAGCGGGTCGTGGCTCGTCGGCTTCCCGGAGCGCCCCACGAGACGCTGATCGTTCTCGACGCCACGACCGGGCAGAACGCGCTTTCGCAGCTCGAGGGCTTCGCGTCCACGCTCCCGGTCACAGGCATCGTCCTCACCAGACTGGATTCGTCGGCCAAGGGCGGAATCGTGGTCGCGCTGGCCGAGGAACACCGGGTTCCGGTCAAGCTCGTCGGCACCGGCGAGCAGCTCGGCGACCTGGCGCGCTTCGACCGGGAGAGCTTCCTCGACGGCGTCTTCGGGGCTTGA